From Chlamydiifrater volucris, one genomic window encodes:
- a CDS encoding FAD-dependent thymidylate synthase, whose translation MSDNGEVFSDRQKKVLSQYVSNLEGDVFVLKNLPEVIKGALFSKYSRSVLGVRAVLLREFLESDESGFAFEERSFSDNEDGVRKASAFYERVLDGYGDDSIGELGGAHLAVERVSMLAAKVLEDSRIGGSPLEKSTRYVYFDQKVDGEFLYYRDPILMTSAFKTLFLSTCDNLFQTYSDLIPEVTDLFEKLYPKDSDVPKSSYNISIRARVLDCLRGLLPTATLTNVGFFGNGRFWQSLVQRLQLHNLSEVKKIGENILSELKSVIPSFVSRAEFHHRHHRSLARFQEGMVERIRSVSNKTKVPLMPLEAGVNLVYGDPEGIYKVCAGILFPYTNISLSELVDLCKKMPNKELNSIIEAVTYPRENRRHKSPRGLECAEFAFDIVADFGGYRDLQRHRMLTQERQLLTANLGYDFPKELIDTPMEKPFRDALERAGEAYKAMADEFPEEAQYVVPMAYHIRWMFHINARALQWLCELRSQPQGHINYRSLSIAMARAVCEFDPRYEPFFKFVNYDDVGLGRLEQEIRKEAKAEAAPAEQE comes from the coding sequence ATGTCGGACAACGGTGAAGTTTTTTCTGATAGGCAAAAAAAGGTTTTATCTCAGTATGTTTCGAACTTAGAAGGGGATGTTTTTGTTCTGAAAAATCTTCCTGAAGTCATTAAGGGGGCATTGTTTTCCAAATATTCTCGCTCGGTGTTAGGGGTTAGGGCTGTTCTTCTTCGAGAATTTTTAGAATCAGATGAGTCTGGTTTTGCTTTTGAAGAAAGAAGTTTTTCTGATAACGAAGACGGAGTCCGTAAAGCCAGTGCATTTTACGAAAGAGTTTTGGATGGTTACGGTGATGACTCGATTGGAGAGCTTGGGGGGGCTCATTTAGCTGTTGAAAGAGTTTCTATGTTAGCGGCCAAAGTGTTAGAAGATTCTCGTATTGGCGGTTCTCCTTTAGAAAAATCCACTAGATACGTTTATTTTGATCAAAAGGTTGATGGGGAGTTCTTATACTACCGAGACCCCATTTTAATGACCTCAGCTTTTAAAACATTATTTTTGTCGACTTGTGATAACTTGTTCCAAACTTATTCCGACTTAATTCCAGAGGTTACGGACTTATTTGAAAAGTTATATCCAAAAGATTCTGACGTTCCTAAATCTTCATATAACATTTCCATCAGAGCTAGAGTTTTAGATTGTCTTAGGGGGTTACTGCCTACCGCGACTTTGACTAATGTAGGTTTCTTTGGAAATGGAAGATTTTGGCAAAGTTTGGTCCAGAGGTTGCAGTTACATAATTTATCTGAGGTTAAGAAAATTGGCGAAAACATTCTGTCCGAATTGAAGTCTGTAATACCTTCTTTTGTGAGTAGGGCTGAATTTCATCACAGACACCATAGGAGCTTGGCCAGGTTTCAGGAGGGAATGGTTGAAAGGATACGTAGTGTTTCTAACAAAACTAAGGTTCCTTTGATGCCTCTAGAAGCCGGAGTAAATCTTGTTTATGGAGATCCAGAAGGGATTTATAAAGTTTGTGCTGGAATCCTTTTTCCGTATACGAATATCTCCCTCTCTGAATTGGTTGATCTGTGTAAAAAAATGCCTAATAAAGAGTTGAACAGCATTATAGAAGCTGTAACTTATCCAAGAGAGAATCGTCGCCATAAATCTCCTAGAGGCTTAGAATGTGCAGAGTTTGCTTTCGATATTGTTGCTGATTTTGGAGGGTACAGGGATCTTCAAAGGCATCGGATGTTGACTCAGGAGCGACAGTTGTTGACAGCCAATCTAGGCTACGATTTTCCGAAAGAACTGATCGACACTCCCATGGAGAAGCCTTTTAGGGACGCGCTGGAACGTGCTGGTGAGGCTTATAAAGCTATGGCAGATGAATTTCCTGAAGAGGCTCAGTACGTCGTTCCTATGGCATATCACATTCGATGGATGTTTCACATTAATGCTAGAGCTTTGCAGTGGCTCTGTGAGCTCAGGTCCCAACCTCAGGGTCACATCAATTATAGGAGCTTAAGCATAGCTATGGCCAGGGCTGTTTGCGAGTTCGACCCTAGGTACGAACCTTTCTTCAAATTTGTAAATTACGACGACGTAGGTTTGGGTAGATTGGAACAGGAGATCCGAAAAGAAGCAAAAGCCGAGGCTGCACCAGCGGAACAAGAATAA
- a CDS encoding coenzyme F420-0:L-glutamate ligase → MFVRAYKTHAISASDDLEQVLDAYLPPLEEGAVVAVSSKIVSICEGCVVDKTKVPSKEILVRNHADMYVDPISSNPSYPILTKKNNILIASAGIDESNSLNGYVLYPEDIFASATQIWSFLRHRDKINYLGVILTDSHTTPMRKGVSGLALSWCGLDPIHSYIGKPDCFGRALETTEMNIIDALAASAVFCMGEGNEQTPLAVITEAPKIRFKSSPPSDEEREAFFPNEEKDIYAPILSSAEWKTRGKVVSLSKNRKKKSG, encoded by the coding sequence ATGTTTGTTAGAGCTTACAAAACCCATGCTATATCTGCTTCCGACGATTTAGAACAGGTGTTAGACGCCTATCTTCCACCTTTGGAAGAGGGGGCTGTCGTTGCCGTTTCTTCAAAAATCGTCAGCATCTGTGAAGGATGTGTTGTAGATAAAACTAAAGTCCCTTCGAAGGAAATTTTGGTAAGAAACCACGCCGACATGTACGTCGACCCTATTTCCTCTAATCCATCTTATCCCATCTTGACCAAAAAAAATAATATTCTTATAGCTTCTGCTGGAATAGACGAGTCAAACTCCTTAAATGGGTATGTTCTGTATCCTGAGGATATTTTTGCTTCAGCAACTCAAATTTGGTCTTTTCTTCGACACAGGGATAAAATAAATTACTTAGGGGTCATTCTTACGGATAGCCACACGACACCTATGAGGAAAGGGGTTTCGGGGTTAGCGCTCTCTTGGTGTGGTTTAGATCCCATCCACAGCTACATAGGAAAGCCTGATTGCTTTGGTAGAGCTTTAGAAACTACCGAGATGAACATCATAGATGCTTTGGCCGCAAGTGCTGTTTTTTGTATGGGAGAGGGCAACGAACAAACTCCTCTAGCAGTAATAACAGAAGCCCCAAAGATAAGGTTCAAAAGTTCCCCACCTTCTGATGAAGAACGCGAGGCATTTTTCCCAAATGAAGAAAAAGACATCTACGCACCAATCTTATCCTCGGCTGAATGGAAGACCAGAGGAAAGGTCGTTAGCCTATCAAAGAACCGAAAAAAGAAGTCTGGGTGA